TTTTGTGCTTGAGATGTAAAGGTGTGCTGATATCAAACCAGAGTTACCTTGTGCGCTAAATTTTCAGGATCCACTAAAAAATGGCGttttggcagttcaaacactgcGCAACAATATAATGGCGTCGACCCTTTTGGCGACGACGGCCATCACTCTCAGCTCATTGATCAGTGTGTATGTCAGCAACAAATCAACCTCTTCTCTAGAGTCGATACATGGAAATAGCTCTTCCATAATGTCTTCTGTCAAGTTCTCCGCTATATTAGTGTGCTTTCTTTTTGCATTTTTTTGCAACGTGCAGTCTATAAGGTACTATGCCCATGTTAGCTTTCTGGTCTCCGTGCCCTCGGCGTCTACAGACCGTAAAGATTCTATCGAATATGTCGAAATGAACTTGAACAAAGGTTCTTTCTTTTGGTCACTTGGACTCCGAGCATTTTACTTGTCGTTCCCTCTCTTTCTCTGGGTTTTCGGGCCTATACCTATGTTCGTTTGCTGCTGCGTGATGTCTCTTCTTCTATATTTTCTGGACACTACCACAAAATTTACGAGGAATCTGTATACACACTCTGTTAGGGAGGATACAAATGGTGAAGATGTGGAGTCTGCTGTTTTTCGGACATGAATACATTTCTGACTACGTTTTGTATGATATTTCCATTTTTAACTTGTCGCATTGATTATATTGTCTCATGTGTTTTGTTGTATGATCACTAGGATAACTCAGTAGCAAACTTGTTCGCAAAAGTGTTGCCAAATTATTAAGGTGTTTGTGAGTAAGCTTACAAATTTTGATCACATTATAAATCGTCGGAACTATGTGATATGGTTCAACAACTACTCATGTCGACTTATTTGGTCTCACTCGTTATCAATGTGATCAGGGGTCACTTACAGAGAAGAAAATTACAAAGTACACCAGCAAAATATATACTCATgtcaaaattattaaaaattaagagTGTGCTTAGACAAgttttagttttaaaaaaaaattgtggttGACTTGAAAATTTAAGCTATCCCAATTTACATtttttctctctaagatactgtCTTGACTTTTATATATaacttaaaatattatattaattataggTCCACAAATTCCTTCAATCCTTGTGAAAGCCGCTCAGCTCTATAAGtaataaacaagaaaaagatgtacaatacGTATATTATTAAGTATGATCTGCTGATACCAACAGCAAGGCACAATCCAAGACAGAGTCTATCAATGGATTCTCCAAAATCTGCACCTACTGTAATATCAAGAATCCTCGCTGTTCTGCTTCAAACAACAAACTCCTTGCAAAATCTGGTACCCAGATTAGTACCTGAATCTCCGGTTCCGATTGGTGAAAATCTTTGCAGTAGCAAGGATGCGACGTCCTTGATCGAACCTGCAAAG
This is a stretch of genomic DNA from Primulina eburnea isolate SZY01 chromosome 11, ASM2296580v1, whole genome shotgun sequence. It encodes these proteins:
- the LOC140805752 gene encoding uncharacterized protein isoform X1, with amino-acid sequence MSGWISKMIGEEQVKNLLYSIVKWEIIGAGKVGELAMDENIMEFVLVPLGMGVLLTYHFWLLYNIIRNPRRTVIGLNAESRHKWVFCLMADPLKNGVLAVQTLRNNIMASTLLATTAITLSSLISVYVSNKSTSSLESIHGNSSSIMSSVKFSAILVCFLFAFFCNVQSIRYYAHVSFLVSVPSASTDRKDSIEYVEMNLNKGSFFWSLGLRAFYLSFPLFLWVFGPIPMFVCCCVMSLLLYFLDTTTKFTRNLYTHSVREDTNGEDVESAVFRT
- the LOC140805752 gene encoding uncharacterized protein isoform X2, with translation MASTLLATTAITLSSLISVYVSNKSTSSLESIHGNSSSIMSSVKFSAILVCFLFAFFCNVQSIRYYAHVSFLVSVPSASTDRKDSIEYVEMNLNKGSFFWSLGLRAFYLSFPLFLWVFGPIPMFVCCCVMSLLLYFLDTTTKFTRNLYTHSVREDTNGEDVESAVFRT